The following proteins are co-located in the Vigna angularis cultivar LongXiaoDou No.4 chromosome 2, ASM1680809v1, whole genome shotgun sequence genome:
- the LOC108328639 gene encoding probable xyloglucan galactosyltransferase GT12: MSEGQAQNMDKPPLRKFFDSLRFVFLISFMFCFSLLLLDYYVAVSDHGIEFILFHINGTNHAQRHTMPEPSNSSSIFNETAHCPEKKIHANQNDVSAIPAAQGEVHKRNNIGVVADPPSRNLDSCSGKYIYVHDLARSFNEDLLKGCHSLMRWFDMCPYMTNLGLGPKVIEKPKEKVLLKENWYATNQFSLEVIFHNTMKNYKCLTKDSSLASAIYVPYYAGLDVGQYLWGGFNVSIRDASPKELVKWLAQQPEWKRMWGRDHFIVGGRISWDFRRVTDTNDDWGTKLMLLPEAKNMSILLIESAGSKENEFPIPYPTYFHPTTEREIFQWQKKMRNVKRPYLFSFAGAPRPDSNSLSSSIRNEIIKQCQFRSSCRFLNCHDSHHHNHCNDPVQVTKVFQSSVFCIQPPGDSFTRRSTFDSILAGCIPVFFDPNSAYNQYLWHLPKNGSSYSVYIPVTDVTQKRVMINETLSRVPKSEVLAMKKEIIKLIPRIIYRYPSSRLETVEDAFDISVKGILGRIEAIKRDTTKVNDSSS, encoded by the coding sequence ATGTCAGAAGGCCAAGCACAGAACATGGACAAGCCTCCCTTGAGGAAGTTCTTTGATAGCCTACGgtttgtgtttttaatatccTTTATGTTTTGTTTCTCATTGCTTCTCTTGGATTACTATGTGGCTGTCAGTGATCATGGAATAGAGTTTATACTTTTCCACATTAATGGTACCAACCATGCTCAGAGGCACACCATGCCCGAACCTTCAaattcttcttccatttttaatGAAACTGCCCATTGTCCTGAGAAAAAAATCCATGCAAATCAAAATGATGTATCAGCAATTCCTGCAGCACAAGGTGAAGTTCATAAGAGAAACAATATTGGAGTTGTTGCAGATCCTCCCTCAAGAAACTTGGATTCTTGTTCAGGCAAATATATCTATGTTCATGATCTTGCTAGGAGTTTCAATGAGGATTTACTGAAGGGTTGTCATTCTCTCATGAGGTGGTTTGATATGTGCCCTTACATGACCAACTTAGGCCTTGGACCTAAGGTTATTGAGAAACCAAAGGAGAAGGTTCTGCTGAAGGAAAACTGGTATGCAACTAACCAATTTTCACTTGAAGTTATTTTTCATAACACAATGAAGAACTACAAGTGCTTAACCAAGGATTCTTCTCTGGCTTCTGCTATATATGTGCCCTATTATGCTGGCCTTGATGTTGGTCAGTACCTTTGGGGTGGATTCAATGTTTCAATAAGAGATGCTTCACCAAAAGAACTAGTGAAATGGCTGGCACAACAACCAGAATGGAAAAGAATGTGGGGTAGGGATCATTTCATAGTTGGAGGGAGAATTAGTTGGGACTTCAGGAGAGTAACAGATACCAATGATGATTGGGGCACCAAGCTAATGCTTTTGCCAGAAGCAAAAAACATGTCAATTTTGCTGATTGAATCTGCTGGTTCAAAGGAAAATGAGTTTCCTATCCCATATCCAACTTACTTTCATCCCACTACGGAGAGAGAGATTTTTCAGTGgcagaagaaaatgagaaatgTGAAAAGGCCTtacttgttttcttttgcagGTGCTCCAAGGCCTGATTCTAATTCATTATCATCTTCCATCAGAAATGAGATAATCAAACAATGCCAATTTCGTAGTAGTTGCAGATTTCTAAATTGTCATGATAGTCATCATCATAACCATTGCAATGATCCTGTGCAAGTGACAAAGGTGTTTCAAAGCTCAGTTTTCTGTATCCAGCCTCCAGGGGATTCATTCACTAGGAGATCAACTTTTGACTCAATTTTAGCTGGTTGCATTCCTGTTTTCTTTGATCCAAACTCAGCTTATAACCAATATTTGTGGCATTTACCCAAAAATGGTTCTAGCTACTCTGTATATATACCAGTAACAGATGTCACGCAGAAGAGGGTAATGATCAATGAGACATTGTCTAGAGTTCCAAAAAGTGAAGTTTTGGCTATGAAAAAGGAGATTATAAAGCTTATTCCAAGAATAATATATCGTTATCCAAGTTCTAGATTAGAGACCGTTGAAGATGCATTTGATATATCAGTTAAGGGAATTCTTGGTAGAATAGAAGCAATAAAAAGGGACACTACAAAAGTCAATGATTCCAGTTCCTAG
- the LOC108328147 gene encoding auxin-induced protein PCNT115: MARVGRMKLGSQGLEVSVQGLGCMGMSSNYGPAKPEPDMIALIHHAVQSGVTFLDSADIYGPYTNEVLLGKALKGGWRDKVELATKFAIKVTPEGKREIRGDPEYVRAACEDSLKRLEIDCIDLYYQHRVDTRVPIEVTVGELKKLVEEGKIKYIGLSEASASTIRRAHAVHPITAVQLEWSLWSRDVEEEIVPTCRELGIGIVAYSPLGRGFLSSGTKLLENLAPDDSRKFLPRFKPGNVEHNNIIFEKVKELATKKGCTTSQLALAWVHHQGNDVCPIPGTTKIENFNDNLGALSVKLTPEEIAELESFAAEDIKGGRYMDGANTWKTANTPQLSSWKAA, from the exons ATGGCGAGAGTGGGTAGAATGAAGTTGGGTTCTCAAGGGTTGGAGGTGTCTGTGCAGGGATTGGGGTGCATGGGAATGTCTTCGAACTACGGTCCTGCTAAGCCAGAACCTGATATGATTGCTCTTATTCACCATGCTGTTCAAAGTGGTGTAACTTTTCTCGACAGTGCTGACATCTACGGTCCTTACACCAACGAAGTCCTGTTAGGAAAG GCTCTGAAGGGAGGGTGGAGAGATAAGGTTGAATTGGCTACCAAGTTTGCAATCAAAGTCACACCTGAAGGGAAAAGGGAGATACGAGGTGATCCAGAATATGTGAGGGCTGCTTGTGAGGACAGCTTGAAGAGACTTGAGATCGATTGCATTGATCTCTATTACCAACATCGTGTTGATACTCGTGTGCCTATTGAAGTCACG GTTGGGGAGCTCAAAAAACTTGTTGAGGAgggaaagataaaatatattggtCTGTCTGAGGCCTCAGCTTCAACAATCAGAAGAGCACATGCAGTTCATCCGATAACAGCAGTGCAGTTGGAGTGGTCGCTATGGTCAAGAGATGTCGAGGAAGAAATAGTTCCAACTTGCAG GGAACTTGGCATTGGAATTGTTGCATATAGTCCTCTTGGGCGAGGGTTCTTGTCATCAGGAACAAAGCTGCTTGAGAATTTGGCACCGGATGATTCCCGGAAG TTTCTGCCCAGATTCAAACCTGGAAATGTAGAGcacaataatattatatttgagaAGGTTAAGGAACTGGCTACAAAAAAGGGATGTACTACATCTCAACTTGCACTGGCATGGGTTCATCACCAAGGAAACGACGTGTGCCCAATACCTGGAACAACCAAAATTGAGAACTTTAATGATAACCTTGGCGCTTTGTCTGTCAAACTAACACCAGAAGAAATAGCAGAACTTGAGTCCTTTGCTGCTGAAGATATCAAGGGTGGTAGATACATGGATGGGGCTAATACATGGAAGACTGCTAATACTCCACAACTTTCTTCTTGGAAAGCTGCATGA
- the LOC108328146 gene encoding auxin-induced protein PCNT115 → MARVGRMKLGSQGLEVSVQGLGCMGMSWSYGPAKPEPDMIALIHHAVQSGVTFLDTADIYGPHTNEVLLGKALKGGWRDKVELATKFGIKATPEGKKEIRGHPEYVRAACEDSLKRLEIDCIDLYYQHRIDTRVPIEVTVGELKKLVEEGKIKYIGLSEASASTIRRAHAVHPITAVQLEWSLWSRDVEEEIVPTCRELGIGIVAYSPLGRGFLSSGSKLLENLAPDDSRKFLPRFKPGNVEHNNIIFEKVKELATKKGCTTSQLALAWVHHQGNDVCPIPGTTKIENFNDNLGALSVKLTPEEIAELESFAAEDIKGGRYMEGANTWKTGNTPSLSSWKAP, encoded by the exons ATGGCGAGAGTGGGTAGAATGAAGTTGGGTTCTCAAGGGTTGGAGGTGTCTGTGCAGGGATTGGGGTGCATGGGAATGTCTTGGAGCTATGGTCCTGCTAAGCCAGAACCTGATATGATTGCTCTTATTCACCATGCTGTTCAAAGTGGTGTAACTTTTCTTGACACTGCTGACATCTACGGTCCTCACACCAACGAAGTCCTGTTAGGAAAG GCTCTGAAGGGAGGGTGGAGAGATAAGGTTGAATTGGCTACCAAGTTTGGAATCAAAGCCACACCTGAAGGGAAAAAGGAGATACGAGGTCATCCAGAATATGTGAGGGCTGCTTGTGAGGACAGCTTGAAGAGACTCGAGATCGATTGTATTGATCTCTATTACCAACATCGTATTGATACTCGTGTGCCTATTGAAGTCACG GTTGGGGAGCTCAAAAAACTTGTTGAGGAgggaaagataaaatatattggtCTGTCTGAGGCCTCAGCCTCAACAATCAGAAGAGCACATGCAGTTCATCCGATAACAGCAGTGCAGTTGGAGTGGTCGCTATGGTCAAGAGATGTTGAGGAAGAAATAGTTCCAACTTGCAG GGAACTTGGCATTGGAATTGTTGCATATAGTCCTCTTGGGCGAGGGTTCTTGTCATCAGGATCAAAGCTGCTTGAGAATTTGGCACCGGATGATTCCCGGAAG TTTCTGCCCAGATTCAAACCTGGAAATGTAGAGcacaataatattatatttgagaAGGTTAAGGAACTGGCTACAAAAAAGGGATGTACTACATCTCAACTTGCACTGGCATGGGTTCATCACCAAGGAAACGACGTGTGCCCAATACCTGGAACAACCAAAATTGAGAACTTTAATGATAACCTTGGCGCTTTGTCTGTCAAACTAACACCAGAAGAAATAGCAGAACTTGAGTCCTTTGCTGCTGAAGATATCAAGGGTGGTAGATACATGGAAGGGGCAAATACATGGAAGACTGGTAATACTCCCTCACTTTCTTCTTGGAAAGCTCCATGA